The genome window CCAGTTCTAACGCGATTTTTCCGGCCACCAAGACACCAAGGCACAAAAAATAACTGATAGTTAACAATTTACGAATTTGGTGTCTTTGTGACTTTATGGCTATTTGTAAAGTTTTAATGCAAACAATAAATCTTCCAATATATTGAAATTAAGTGGCAAAAGTTGATCAAATAAGGACCAAGGCCGCCGAGTTCTTCCAAAAGGGAGATTATGCCAAGGCGGTGCTGGAGTACAAGAAGGTGTTGGAGCTGGAGCCCGGCAACGCCAGCGTGTACAATTTCATCGGGGACGCCTTCGTCAAGCTCAACAACATCGACGAGGCGGTCACCAATTACATGGAAGCCGCCAAGGGATACGGCAACGATGCCCTGTACAACAACGCCATCGCAGTCTGCAAGAAGATCCTCCGCAGCCGGAAGGATGATCCCGAAATATACAAGATGCTGGGCGATCTGTACATCCAGCAGGGCCTGATCAACGAAGCCATCACCAACCTGCTGGAGTACTCGGAACGCAAGATCAAGGAAGGCAAGCCCGACCTGGCTTTCCCGGTATACCACCAGATAGTGGAACTCAATCCCCAGAACCTGGCCATCCGCTCCAAGCTGGCCGACATGTATCTTTCCCAGAAGCGGGTGCCCGAGGCCATTGAGGAGTTCACCAAGCTGGCCCAGGCCTACCGGGAGAACGGCCGGATGATCGAGGCCGAGGCCATCGACGCCAAGGTCCGCAGCATGAAGGGCGAAACATCCGCACCGGCGCAGGCTGCGATTGCTCCTGCCCCGGCGCCCGCGATAAATCCCCAGCAGGTGATAGACGAGCTGACCCATCATGCCAACCCCGAGATCCAGCTGGAGGTACCGCCCCAGCGGGAAAAACCGGCCATGGAGATTCCCGCCCTGTCGATCCAGCGGGAGCCCGAGAAACCGGCCGCGCCTGAACCGCCCAAACAGGACTGGGGAACCAACGTGGAACTGGGGGACCTGCTGGTGGAGATCGGCTCCACCCAGGAGGCCCTGGACCAGTATCATACCGCCGCCAACGGCTACCTGAACGACGGCAACATCACCAAGTCCATTGCCATTTACAAGAAGATCGCCGAACTGCAGCCGCTGGAGCTGAGAAGCCGGCAGAAGCTGGTGGAGATCTCCCTGCAGGCCAACCAGCCCGAAGCCATGGTGGACGCCTATCTGGGTCTGGCCGAGTGCCTTTACCGCCGGGAGCTCAAGGAACAGGCGGCCGCTGTCTATCAGAAGGTGCTGGAGATAGACCCGGTCAACGAGACCGCCCTGGAAAGCCTTTCCCTGCTGCTGCCGGAGATGCCCGAAGGTTCAATGGATACGCCGAGCTTCCAGGCCCAGCCCGAACCCAAGGCGCCGCCAAAACCAATTGCTCCGCCAGCGCCGTCCATAAATATCCAGCCGCCTTCGATAACCATTCAACCGCCTGAGCCGGAGCCCGCCCCGGCCGCAGCCACCGGTTTTGATTTTTCATCCATTCAGCCAGCCACACCGCCGCAGATGGAACCGGCTGTTTCCGAAACCCCCAGCTGGCAAATGCCGGTTCAGGAGCCGGGAACCGGTCCGGCCGATCAAGGCTTCATGCATTCCCAGCCGGCGGAGGAACAAGAAGAAGAACACAGCCATCTGACCTCCGAACCCCAGGGCGGCCAGCCCCCCCAGGACGACAATGTCCACTGGGGACGGGAGATGGTGGAAGGGGGCCGGCAGTCGCGGGTCAAGTTCAGCGTGGCCGACGACGACCAGTCCCAGGCCCCACAGGCCCAGGAGGAGTACCTTTCCCTGAACGACATCCTGGCCGAGTTCAAGGAGGGTGTCTACCAGAGCATCAAGCAGGAAGATTTCCAGGGGCACTACGACCTGGGCATCGCCTACAAGGAGATGGGACTGGTGCAGGAAGCCATTGCCGAATTCCAGATATCATCCAAGGGAGACAAGGAGAGGCTCAAGTCCTTTGAGATGCTGGGCATCTGTTTCATGGAACGGGGGGAATACAAGTTCGCCATCCGCCAGATGGAGCGCGGTCTGGCCACACCCGGTTTTGAGGAAGAGGCTTATATGGGCCTGCGTTATAATCTGGCCCAGTCATACGAGAACGTGGGCGAAATAGAAAATGCCGTCAAGGCCTACGAAGAAATATATTCAACCGATGTTTCATTCAAAGACGTAGCCCAAAAACTTCAACAGCTAAAGCCGGCCGCGGCATCCCCGGCCCCGAAACCAGCTCCGGCTCAGCCAGCCCGGGCTCCCGTACCGGCGCCTCCGCCGCCCCGCCCGGCGGCCCAGCCAGCTCCGCAGCCAGCGCCCCAACAAACAATCCAGCCAACAACCCAGGCTCCGCTTCAGCCCCAGCCTGCTTCTCTGCCGCCAAGACCCGCAGCTCCGGCCGCCATGCCCCGTCCTGCGCCGGCTGCACCCCAGCCCCAGTTTCAACAGCCTTCCCAGCCGGCACCCCAGCCGATGGCTCCGCCCCGGCCCAGCATAGCCCAG of bacterium contains these proteins:
- a CDS encoding tetratricopeptide repeat protein, with protein sequence MAKVDQIRTKAAEFFQKGDYAKAVLEYKKVLELEPGNASVYNFIGDAFVKLNNIDEAVTNYMEAAKGYGNDALYNNAIAVCKKILRSRKDDPEIYKMLGDLYIQQGLINEAITNLLEYSERKIKEGKPDLAFPVYHQIVELNPQNLAIRSKLADMYLSQKRVPEAIEEFTKLAQAYRENGRMIEAEAIDAKVRSMKGETSAPAQAAIAPAPAPAINPQQVIDELTHHANPEIQLEVPPQREKPAMEIPALSIQREPEKPAAPEPPKQDWGTNVELGDLLVEIGSTQEALDQYHTAANGYLNDGNITKSIAIYKKIAELQPLELRSRQKLVEISLQANQPEAMVDAYLGLAECLYRRELKEQAAAVYQKVLEIDPVNETALESLSLLLPEMPEGSMDTPSFQAQPEPKAPPKPIAPPAPSINIQPPSITIQPPEPEPAPAAATGFDFSSIQPATPPQMEPAVSETPSWQMPVQEPGTGPADQGFMHSQPAEEQEEEHSHLTSEPQGGQPPQDDNVHWGREMVEGGRQSRVKFSVADDDQSQAPQAQEEYLSLNDILAEFKEGVYQSIKQEDFQGHYDLGIAYKEMGLVQEAIAEFQISSKGDKERLKSFEMLGICFMERGEYKFAIRQMERGLATPGFEEEAYMGLRYNLAQSYENVGEIENAVKAYEEIYSTDVSFKDVAQKLQQLKPAAASPAPKPAPAQPARAPVPAPPPPRPAAQPAPQPAPQQTIQPTTQAPLQPQPASLPPRPAAPAAMPRPAPAAPQPQFQQPSQPAPQPMAPPRPSIAQPQPQMHPPAAAPVSRPQPAAPAYVPQPPARPQEEMPSPEMDASPKPKPIPSKLKKPEKQRISYV